From the genome of Haloterrigena sp. KLK7, one region includes:
- a CDS encoding orc1/cdc6 family replication initiation protein, with amino-acid sequence MDDGSGHEDGSLEDFWATEDPIFNRKELLDIDLVPNEDRIIGRDSEIQNVASSIHPAVKGQSPRNTLIYGKTGTGKSLVAKHVTRSAQQYSVENGTEMGRAYIDCTQTKTETRVVINLAQELNEPEETGISIPVTGLSTDVYYERFWSILDQLYDVAIIILDEIDKLQDNEILMQLSRAGEAGKLDACKVGIIAISNKISFKETLDERILSSLQDREFVFPPYDANQLREIMSNREDAFREDVLSDDVIPLSAAFAAQEHGDARKALDILRNAGELAKDEDADEVTEIHVRNAREKADIDRFSQLLEGQPTQIKASVYALSILADRHSDREEFATREIYEMYKSITSDSALGIETLSQRRMSDKLDEQVFLDILGRTERVGRGYSSGVTNYYYLLEDPSVVQAVIHDDDRFSELEQQ; translated from the coding sequence ATGGACGACGGCTCCGGTCACGAAGACGGATCTCTTGAGGATTTCTGGGCGACGGAGGACCCGATCTTTAACCGCAAGGAACTCCTCGATATCGACCTCGTTCCGAACGAGGACCGGATCATCGGCAGGGACAGCGAAATTCAGAACGTCGCCTCGAGCATTCACCCCGCAGTGAAGGGCCAATCGCCCCGAAACACGCTCATCTACGGGAAAACGGGAACCGGCAAATCGCTCGTCGCGAAACACGTTACCAGAAGTGCCCAGCAGTATTCGGTCGAAAACGGGACGGAGATGGGGCGCGCGTACATCGATTGCACCCAGACGAAGACCGAGACCCGCGTCGTGATTAATCTGGCTCAAGAGCTGAACGAGCCGGAAGAGACCGGCATCAGTATTCCCGTCACCGGGCTCTCGACCGACGTCTATTACGAGCGCTTCTGGTCGATCCTGGATCAACTCTACGACGTCGCGATCATCATTCTCGACGAGATCGACAAGCTCCAGGACAACGAGATCCTCATGCAGCTATCGCGGGCGGGGGAAGCCGGGAAGTTGGACGCCTGTAAGGTCGGGATCATCGCGATCAGTAACAAGATCTCGTTCAAGGAAACGCTCGACGAGCGGATCCTCAGCAGCCTCCAGGACCGCGAATTCGTCTTCCCGCCGTACGATGCGAATCAGCTCCGCGAAATCATGTCCAATCGAGAGGACGCGTTCAGAGAGGACGTCCTCTCCGACGACGTCATCCCGCTGAGCGCCGCCTTCGCCGCACAGGAACACGGCGACGCGAGGAAGGCGCTGGACATCCTCCGAAACGCCGGCGAACTGGCGAAGGACGAAGACGCCGACGAGGTGACCGAGATCCACGTCCGTAACGCTCGAGAGAAGGCCGATATCGACCGCTTCTCGCAGCTCCTCGAGGGGCAGCCGACGCAGATCAAGGCGTCCGTGTACGCGCTGTCGATACTCGCCGACCGACACAGCGATCGAGAGGAGTTCGCGACCCGCGAAATCTACGAGATGTACAAGTCCATTACCTCGGACAGCGCCCTCGGGATCGAGACGCTCTCGCAGCGTCGGATGAGCGATAAACTCGACGAGCAGGTCTTTCTGGATATCCTCGGCCGGACCGAACGAGTCGGCCGCGGATACAGTAGCGGCGTGACGAACTATTACTACCTGCTGGAGGACCCGTCCGTCGTGCAGGCCGTTATTCACGACGACGATCGCTTCTCGGAACTCGAGCAGCAGTAA
- a CDS encoding 3-hydroxyacyl-CoA dehydrogenase family protein gives MHVAVLGAGSMGHGIAQVSAMAGHDVVLRDIEEDFVEDGLEGIRENLQGGVDRDKITDDEMEETLERIEGTTDLEAAVEDADLVVEAVPEDMDLKKDVFADVEDAASEDTVIASNTSSLSVTEMASALERPERAVGLHFFNPPHIMDLVEIVIAEQTDERTEAFAVDYVQGIEKADVVVRDTAGFATSRLGVALGLEAIRMVEQGVAEPADIDEGMELGYGHPIGPIELTDHVGLDVRLHIAEHLREELGERFKPPQSLRRKVRAGKLGKKTGEGYYVWEDGERVGTSGDWGTDE, from the coding sequence ATGCACGTCGCAGTCCTCGGAGCCGGGAGCATGGGTCACGGAATCGCACAGGTCTCCGCGATGGCGGGCCACGACGTCGTGCTGCGGGACATCGAGGAGGACTTCGTCGAGGACGGCCTCGAGGGGATCCGCGAGAACTTGCAGGGGGGCGTCGACCGGGACAAAATCACGGACGACGAGATGGAGGAGACCCTCGAGCGCATCGAGGGGACGACCGACCTCGAGGCGGCCGTCGAAGACGCCGACCTGGTCGTCGAGGCGGTCCCGGAGGACATGGACCTGAAGAAGGACGTCTTCGCGGACGTCGAGGACGCCGCGAGCGAGGACACCGTCATCGCCTCGAACACCTCCTCGCTGTCGGTCACGGAGATGGCCAGCGCGCTCGAGCGTCCCGAGCGCGCAGTGGGGCTGCACTTCTTCAATCCGCCCCACATCATGGACCTCGTCGAGATCGTGATCGCCGAACAGACCGACGAGCGCACCGAGGCGTTCGCCGTCGACTACGTGCAGGGTATCGAGAAAGCGGACGTCGTCGTCCGCGACACGGCCGGCTTCGCCACCTCCCGACTCGGCGTCGCGCTGGGACTCGAGGCGATCCGGATGGTCGAACAGGGCGTCGCCGAGCCGGCCGACATCGACGAGGGGATGGAACTCGGCTACGGCCACCCGATAGGACCGATCGAACTGACCGACCACGTCGGGCTGGACGTCCGCCTGCACATCGCCGAACACCTCCGCGAGGAGCTCGGCGAGCGATTCAAGCCGCCACAGTCCCTGCGCCGGAAGGTCCGCGCGGGCAAGCTCGGGAAGAAGACCGGCGAGGGCTACTACGTCTGGGAGGACGGCGAGCGCGTCGGCACGAGCGGCGACTGGGGTACGGACGAATGA
- a CDS encoding helix-turn-helix transcriptional regulator: MDNELRERREERGLTQQELADEVGVSRQTIYAIEHSKYDPSLTLAFKLARCFDCAVEELFHPDVDE; the protein is encoded by the coding sequence ATGGACAACGAACTTCGGGAACGGCGCGAGGAACGCGGCCTCACCCAGCAGGAACTGGCCGACGAGGTCGGCGTGAGCCGCCAGACGATTTACGCGATCGAACACTCGAAGTACGATCCGTCGCTGACGTTGGCGTTCAAGCTCGCCCGGTGTTTCGACTGTGCCGTCGAGGAACTCTTCCACCCGGACGTGGATGAGTGA
- a CDS encoding Lrp/AsnC family transcriptional regulator, translated as MSTLSGDWREGIDDVDAAIIDGYQSGVPVEERPFRSIGAALGIGEDEALERVTRLHESGIVRRFGAVLNPPVIGSSTLAAVKAPEDRFDEVAAVINEYRQVNHNYARDHEWNMWFVVTAGSRARRDEILAEIEMRTGCPVLNLPMLTDYYIDLEFPVVNGDRFARESADLRSAEQANGETVSRKSLEERLDSSATRISEEATGDLSALEAELLLAIQDGFPLSATPYRDIAAEVGYALEDVLEGVERLVDAGCIKRIGCVVNHVVTGFDANCMVVWDVPDDRLDEWGERAGGLPYVTLCYHRPRRPEQAWPYNLFTMIHGRDADAVDAKIDELAAEYLPVEHERLYSTETLKQTGARYEELVDR; from the coding sequence ATGAGCACCCTCTCGGGGGACTGGCGCGAGGGGATCGACGACGTCGACGCGGCCATCATCGACGGCTACCAGAGCGGTGTCCCCGTCGAGGAGCGACCCTTCCGATCGATCGGCGCTGCGCTGGGGATCGGCGAGGACGAGGCGCTCGAGCGCGTCACGCGCCTCCACGAGTCGGGGATCGTTCGGCGGTTCGGCGCCGTCCTCAACCCGCCGGTGATCGGCTCCTCGACGCTGGCCGCCGTCAAGGCGCCCGAGGATCGGTTCGACGAGGTCGCGGCCGTCATCAACGAGTACCGGCAGGTCAACCACAACTACGCCCGCGACCACGAGTGGAACATGTGGTTCGTCGTCACCGCCGGCTCGCGGGCCCGACGCGACGAGATCCTCGCCGAGATCGAGATGCGCACGGGCTGTCCCGTGCTCAACCTGCCGATGCTGACCGACTACTACATCGACCTCGAGTTCCCCGTCGTCAACGGCGATCGTTTCGCGCGGGAGAGCGCGGACCTACGGTCCGCGGAACAGGCGAACGGTGAAACCGTGAGCCGCAAATCGCTCGAGGAACGACTGGACTCCTCCGCGACTCGGATCAGCGAGGAAGCGACGGGCGATCTCTCCGCGCTCGAGGCCGAACTGTTGCTCGCGATCCAGGACGGGTTCCCGCTGTCGGCGACGCCGTACCGCGACATCGCCGCGGAGGTCGGATACGCCCTCGAGGACGTCCTCGAGGGCGTCGAGCGCCTCGTCGACGCCGGCTGTATCAAGCGGATCGGCTGCGTGGTCAACCACGTCGTCACGGGGTTCGACGCGAACTGCATGGTCGTCTGGGACGTTCCCGACGACCGCTTAGACGAGTGGGGCGAACGCGCGGGGGGACTGCCGTACGTCACGCTCTGCTATCACCGGCCCCGCCGCCCCGAACAGGCGTGGCCGTACAACCTGTTCACGATGATTCACGGGCGCGATGCCGACGCCGTCGACGCGAAGATCGACGAACTGGCCGCTGAGTATCTCCCCGTCGAACACGAGCGCCTCTACTCGACGGAGACGCTGAAACAGACCGGGGCGCGCTACGAGGAACTGGTCGATCGCTGA
- a CDS encoding polysaccharide deacetylase, with amino-acid sequence MGSVVISLDAEVGWGFHHDESVSETFLRNTHQNWRRLRELFDAFEIPATWAVTGHLFLRSCTDRHRNHPAGERCCQKSIDDLPASDIWFGAELVDEIATADVDHEIGGHGFTHVHFDHDRMDEAFATREIENCVRAASRRGHDLSSFVFPVNRIRHRDALAAHGFDCYRGTNPLRDSQSTLMRQLTKVSSAAVGKPTPPIVDPYVDDHGLVNVPASIYLFNFEAKYRKLFSAFGEDPVVRQVKSGIDRVAQTDGVLHMWLHPHNLRTPAHYQRLRSIAGYIDRRRSTDGLRVETMAEVADRVRDESRPGTTFENS; translated from the coding sequence ATGGGATCGGTCGTTATCTCTCTCGATGCAGAAGTAGGCTGGGGATTTCACCACGACGAATCCGTGTCGGAGACGTTTCTTCGCAACACGCACCAGAATTGGCGTCGCCTCCGGGAACTATTCGACGCGTTCGAAATTCCGGCGACATGGGCGGTCACCGGGCACCTATTCTTGCGCTCGTGTACTGACAGACACCGGAACCACCCCGCCGGCGAGCGATGCTGCCAGAAATCGATCGACGACCTTCCCGCGAGCGATATCTGGTTCGGAGCCGAACTCGTCGACGAAATCGCGACCGCCGACGTCGACCACGAAATCGGCGGTCACGGGTTCACGCACGTTCACTTCGACCACGATCGGATGGACGAAGCGTTCGCCACTCGAGAGATCGAAAACTGCGTTCGTGCCGCGTCGCGCCGCGGCCACGACCTGTCGTCGTTCGTCTTCCCCGTCAACAGGATCCGACACCGGGACGCACTCGCGGCACACGGTTTCGACTGTTATCGCGGGACGAACCCGCTCCGCGACTCGCAGAGTACGCTGATGCGACAGTTGACGAAGGTATCGAGCGCGGCGGTCGGAAAACCGACGCCGCCGATCGTCGACCCGTACGTCGACGACCACGGCCTGGTCAACGTACCGGCGTCGATCTACCTGTTCAACTTCGAAGCGAAGTATAGGAAACTGTTTTCCGCGTTCGGTGAGGATCCGGTAGTCAGACAAGTGAAATCCGGGATCGACCGCGTCGCCCAAACGGACGGCGTGTTGCACATGTGGCTTCACCCTCACAACCTCCGGACGCCGGCGCACTACCAGCGGCTTCGATCGATCGCGGGGTACATCGACCGTCGTCGAAGCACGGACGGCCTACGCGTCGAAACCATGGCCGAGGTCGCAGACAGGGTGCGAGACGAGAGTCGACCGGGAACGACATTCGAGAACAGCTAA
- a CDS encoding FAD-linked oxidase C-terminal domain-containing protein, whose protein sequence is MSLEPSADPAADGRANYDYRSDEVDRPALVDDLERLVDCDVRADSYSRELYATDASAYEVTPIAVAFPESTADVGGIVEYCAERGIPVLPRGGGTSLAGQTVNRAVVLDFTRYMNDILEIDPDGRTATVQPGTILGTLNEALAPHDLKFAPDPAWGDKSAVGGAIGNNSTGSHSLKYGKTDAYVEECEAVLADGTVTTFGEVTLEEIAERADPEGDLEERIYAEVERILEDEADLIEEAYPDLKRNVSGYNLDRLVAEARGEELPGGEGSATTESSRSEGGETAEAGEPGTVNLARLLAGSEGTLAIVTEATLALEPVPETKAVALLCYPDLHEAMRDVEPILAHDPAAVEVLDDVLIDLARDTAEFGPVTEMLPEGTNAVLLVEFYAEDADHGEEQVAGLLTDRVPSATPAGEPAEDAPRTDGAETLALEALEAYEREERAQLWKLRKSGLPILLSRTTDAKHISFIEDTAIPPENLPAFVEEFESILESHDTYASFYAHAGPGVLHVRPLVNTKTEVGLEQLHGIADDVTDLVVELGGSVSGEHGDGRARTQWNRKLYGDELWQTFQDLKTAFDPDWLLNPGQVVFREEDPTDLREHLRFDPDYEFEAGFEPELEWDNDNGMQGMVELCHGCGGCRGEQETTGGVMCPTYRASREEITATRGRANALRQAMSGDLDPEEAVSDEFVEEVMGLCIGCKGCAIDCPSEVDMAKLKAEVTHEYHQRNGATLRDRLFANVATLSKVGSKLAPFSNALPNLPGARKVLEATVGIASDRPLPTFRVRTFRDWFDQRGRARVSESEADRHVVLYPDTYTNYSHPEAGKAAVRVLEAANVHVTVPDELGDTGRPAFSKGFLEKARETARENVSKLAPLVEDSREIVVIEPSDAVMFQLDYLDLLSDERAERVAAATYGVCEYVDTFRLDEEIVFDESAATEALTYHGHCHQKAVAKDHHAVGVLRRAGYAVDPLDSGCCGMAGSFGYEAEHASMSDGIGEILYEQVDASEGDRVVAPGASCRTQLEHRPGADENPPTPIELVAKALE, encoded by the coding sequence ATGTCACTGGAGCCGAGCGCCGATCCGGCCGCCGACGGACGTGCGAACTACGACTACCGGAGCGACGAGGTCGATCGGCCGGCGCTGGTCGACGACCTCGAGCGACTCGTCGACTGTGACGTTCGCGCCGACTCCTACTCGCGGGAACTCTACGCGACCGACGCGAGCGCCTACGAGGTGACGCCGATCGCCGTCGCTTTCCCCGAGTCGACCGCCGACGTCGGTGGGATCGTCGAGTACTGCGCCGAGCGAGGGATTCCGGTGCTCCCGCGCGGCGGCGGAACGAGTCTCGCCGGCCAGACGGTCAATCGCGCCGTCGTGTTGGACTTCACGCGGTACATGAACGATATCCTCGAGATCGATCCCGACGGGCGGACGGCGACGGTCCAGCCCGGGACGATCCTCGGGACGCTGAACGAGGCCCTCGCTCCCCACGACCTCAAGTTCGCGCCCGACCCCGCCTGGGGCGACAAGAGCGCCGTCGGCGGCGCGATCGGCAACAACTCGACGGGCTCGCACTCCCTGAAGTACGGGAAGACGGACGCGTACGTCGAGGAGTGCGAAGCGGTCCTCGCCGACGGCACCGTGACGACCTTCGGCGAAGTCACCCTCGAGGAAATCGCGGAGCGGGCCGACCCCGAGGGCGACCTCGAGGAGCGCATTTACGCGGAAGTCGAGCGGATCCTCGAGGACGAGGCGGACCTGATCGAGGAGGCGTATCCCGACCTGAAGCGGAACGTCTCGGGATACAACCTCGACCGATTGGTCGCCGAAGCCCGCGGCGAGGAGCTGCCCGGCGGCGAGGGGAGCGCGACGACGGAGTCGTCGCGAAGCGAAGGCGGTGAAACCGCCGAAGCGGGGGAGCCGGGTACGGTCAATCTCGCGCGCCTGCTGGCCGGCAGCGAGGGGACGCTGGCTATCGTCACCGAGGCCACGCTGGCCCTCGAGCCCGTCCCCGAGACGAAGGCCGTCGCGTTGCTGTGCTATCCGGACCTCCACGAGGCGATGCGGGACGTCGAACCGATCCTCGCACACGACCCCGCCGCCGTCGAGGTGTTAGACGACGTCTTGATCGACCTCGCGCGCGACACCGCGGAGTTCGGGCCGGTCACCGAGATGCTCCCCGAGGGAACCAACGCCGTCTTGCTGGTCGAGTTCTACGCCGAGGACGCCGACCACGGCGAGGAACAGGTCGCCGGACTGCTCACCGACCGCGTGCCGTCGGCGACGCCCGCGGGGGAGCCGGCCGAGGACGCGCCGCGTACCGACGGCGCGGAGACGCTCGCCCTCGAGGCGCTCGAGGCCTACGAGAGGGAGGAACGCGCCCAGCTCTGGAAACTCCGCAAGTCCGGACTTCCAATCTTGCTCTCGCGGACGACCGACGCGAAGCACATCTCGTTTATCGAGGACACCGCGATCCCGCCCGAGAACCTGCCGGCGTTCGTCGAGGAGTTCGAGTCGATCCTCGAGTCCCACGACACCTACGCCAGCTTCTACGCCCACGCGGGTCCGGGCGTACTCCACGTGCGACCGCTCGTGAACACGAAGACCGAGGTGGGCCTCGAGCAGTTGCACGGGATCGCGGACGACGTGACCGATCTCGTCGTCGAGCTCGGTGGCTCGGTCTCGGGGGAACACGGCGACGGCCGCGCTCGCACCCAGTGGAACCGCAAGCTCTACGGCGACGAGCTCTGGCAGACGTTTCAGGACCTCAAGACCGCTTTCGATCCCGACTGGCTTCTGAACCCGGGCCAGGTCGTGTTTCGGGAGGAAGACCCGACCGACCTGCGCGAGCATCTCCGGTTCGATCCCGACTACGAGTTCGAGGCGGGCTTCGAGCCCGAACTCGAGTGGGACAACGACAACGGCATGCAGGGGATGGTCGAACTCTGCCACGGCTGTGGCGGCTGTCGCGGCGAGCAGGAGACGACCGGTGGCGTGATGTGTCCGACCTACCGGGCGAGCCGCGAGGAGATCACCGCCACCCGGGGCCGAGCGAACGCGCTTCGACAGGCCATGAGCGGCGATCTCGATCCCGAAGAGGCCGTCTCCGACGAGTTCGTCGAGGAGGTGATGGGCCTGTGTATCGGCTGCAAGGGCTGTGCCATCGACTGTCCGAGCGAGGTCGACATGGCGAAGCTCAAGGCCGAAGTCACCCACGAGTACCACCAGCGCAACGGCGCGACGCTGCGGGATCGCCTCTTCGCCAACGTCGCCACCCTCTCGAAAGTGGGGTCGAAGCTCGCCCCGTTCTCGAACGCCCTGCCGAACCTGCCGGGCGCCCGGAAGGTCCTCGAGGCGACCGTCGGTATCGCGTCCGATCGTCCGCTCCCGACGTTTCGGGTGCGGACGTTCCGCGACTGGTTCGACCAGCGCGGTCGTGCGCGGGTCAGCGAGTCCGAAGCGGACCGGCACGTCGTCCTCTATCCAGACACCTACACCAACTACAGCCATCCCGAAGCGGGGAAGGCCGCGGTACGGGTGCTCGAGGCCGCGAACGTCCACGTGACGGTCCCCGACGAACTGGGCGATACGGGTCGGCCGGCGTTCTCGAAGGGCTTCCTCGAGAAGGCCCGCGAGACCGCCCGCGAAAACGTCTCGAAGCTCGCGCCGCTCGTCGAGGACAGCCGAGAGATCGTCGTCATCGAGCCCTCGGACGCGGTCATGTTCCAACTGGACTACCTCGATCTGCTCTCCGACGAGCGCGCCGAACGGGTCGCGGCCGCGACGTACGGCGTCTGCGAGTACGTCGATACGTTCCGGCTGGACGAGGAAATCGTGTTCGACGAGAGCGCGGCCACCGAGGCGCTGACGTACCACGGCCACTGCCACCAGAAGGCCGTCGCCAAGGACCACCACGCGGTCGGCGTCCTGCGCCGGGCGGGTTACGCCGTCGATCCGCTCGATTCGGGCTGCTGCGGGATGGCCGGTAGTTTCGGCTACGAGGCCGAACACGCCTCGATGAGCGACGGGATCGGCGAGATCCTCTACGAGCAGGTCGACGCGAGCGAGGGCGACCGCGTCGTCGCTCCCGGTGCGTCGTGTCGAACGCAACTCGAGCACCGTCCCGGCGCCGACGAGAATCCGCCGACGCCGATCGAACTGGTGGCGAAGGCGCTCGAGTAG
- a CDS encoding GNAT family N-acetyltransferase — protein sequence MTDSDPYEIRQYEPADRDAFLDLFADVLGGRMGDDWFTWKYERNPYVDHVPILVAQRDDELVGARAFFPLRLAAGDDEFSAFQPCDSMVRPEHQRRGLFTRLTERAIDRYDDVDLFFNFPNHRSLPGNLKLGWRVASERETYYRIQNPTAWLPRLEPVEPIVRSLASGYVSLRDRFADPTDAVELSRYDRVPASLLATLASSETIPEFHVVRDETFYEWRFANPLWTYRTIVATRDGAPVAAVVYGRRDRTTGPTVVRILDVLPLAAGTSSSPSRQATLAALLDAVLRETGDADVIAAPGSVVPRAVLRSRGFHSDQRAPLKWGTSSSTHVVRPAGTPPLDWTRSGTRLADGANWRLAFCEVDSG from the coding sequence ATGACCGATTCGGACCCGTACGAGATCCGACAGTACGAACCGGCCGATAGGGACGCGTTTCTCGACCTGTTCGCCGACGTACTGGGCGGGCGAATGGGCGACGACTGGTTCACGTGGAAGTACGAACGGAATCCGTACGTCGACCACGTTCCCATTCTAGTTGCACAGCGAGACGACGAACTCGTCGGCGCGCGGGCGTTCTTCCCGCTCCGCCTCGCGGCGGGCGACGACGAGTTCAGCGCCTTCCAGCCGTGCGATTCGATGGTCCGTCCCGAGCACCAGCGTCGGGGACTCTTCACGCGGCTGACCGAGCGGGCGATCGACAGATACGACGACGTGGATCTGTTCTTCAACTTCCCGAACCACCGCTCGCTCCCGGGGAATCTCAAACTCGGCTGGCGGGTCGCGAGCGAGCGAGAGACGTACTACCGAATCCAGAATCCGACCGCGTGGCTCCCCCGACTCGAACCGGTCGAGCCGATCGTTCGATCGCTGGCGAGCGGGTACGTCTCGCTCCGGGATCGATTCGCCGATCCGACCGATGCGGTCGAACTCTCGCGGTACGATCGCGTGCCGGCCTCGCTGCTCGCGACGCTGGCTTCGTCCGAGACGATCCCGGAATTTCACGTCGTTCGCGACGAAACGTTCTACGAGTGGCGGTTCGCGAATCCGCTCTGGACGTACCGCACGATCGTCGCGACGCGGGACGGAGCGCCCGTCGCAGCGGTCGTCTACGGTCGACGGGATCGAACGACCGGTCCGACGGTCGTCCGAATCCTCGACGTCCTCCCGCTCGCAGCGGGGACGAGTTCGTCCCCGTCCCGGCAGGCGACACTGGCTGCACTTCTCGACGCGGTGCTTCGAGAAACCGGCGATGCGGACGTCATCGCCGCTCCCGGGTCGGTGGTCCCCCGGGCGGTGTTGCGGTCGCGGGGCTTTCACAGCGACCAGCGAGCGCCCCTGAAGTGGGGCACCTCGTCGTCGACGCACGTCGTCAGACCGGCCGGGACACCGCCGCTTGACTGGACGCGGTCCGGAACCCGGCTCGCGGACGGCGCGAACTGGCGACTCGCGTTCTGCGAGGTCGACAGCGGGTGA
- a CDS encoding polysaccharide biosynthesis C-terminal domain-containing protein translates to MKRSIMSGFLSIVSIKFLLIGLDFFSAPLLTRFLGSSGYGDYAGLMAIFSVYMIFVSSGVGDGVRKYVAEERDSPHWDEHVVGFYLRMAILLAAIGCFGLALAAQTGIITSRFGTSYRTYFYLLSLLVFTSQFREYTRRTLMGFGLERYSEPLLFLDKILFITVGVGLAFLGHGVPGVLIGHMTGAVTTSIIGLVLINRTVSLRTALARIPPTDFPRRELFTFNALSIVLILCLTSLYKIDVIMLRMFTTAQETGYYNISLTIAEFLWIVPLALQNVLLHSTSNIWSNRDHERINSLASRVTRYTLLFTLLLMVGIGTLAPVALPIIFRDEYIASYGPILLLLPGCVGFALARPILAIGQGKGDLHVLIASTGAAAVGNIALNALLIPRYGMYGAATATSLSYGSMFVFHVWSAKRIGFDPITGARIPRVIFAGGIASIPIGLLARFLGDSILSLAVVPPVGAALFLVAAVAVGALDLDEVITPLEAAPDPIGSFGSTLRATFDGVDDDREADVNEDPDDDASTVGERQQPEDRNAAAESNAVSSSDVRERLETIETRIERQSDRLESQQETIEQLTDELRRGR, encoded by the coding sequence ATGAAACGAAGCATCATGAGCGGTTTTCTCTCGATCGTCAGCATCAAGTTTCTCCTCATCGGTCTCGATTTCTTCTCGGCACCGCTGTTGACTCGGTTTCTGGGGTCGTCGGGATACGGTGACTACGCGGGTCTGATGGCGATCTTTTCGGTCTACATGATCTTCGTCAGTTCGGGCGTCGGCGACGGCGTGCGAAAGTACGTCGCGGAGGAACGCGACAGTCCCCACTGGGACGAACACGTCGTCGGATTCTACCTTCGGATGGCGATCCTGCTCGCGGCGATCGGCTGTTTCGGACTCGCGCTCGCGGCCCAGACCGGGATCATCACGTCCCGGTTCGGGACGTCGTATCGGACGTACTTCTATCTCCTCTCGCTGCTCGTGTTCACCTCCCAGTTCCGCGAGTACACGCGGCGGACGCTCATGGGATTCGGTCTCGAGCGCTACTCCGAGCCGTTGCTCTTCCTCGATAAAATTCTGTTTATCACCGTCGGCGTCGGCCTCGCGTTCCTCGGACACGGCGTCCCGGGTGTGCTGATCGGCCACATGACTGGCGCGGTAACGACCTCGATCATCGGGCTCGTACTGATAAACCGCACAGTGTCGCTGCGAACCGCGCTCGCCCGGATTCCGCCTACAGACTTTCCGCGCCGCGAACTGTTCACCTTCAACGCGCTCAGCATCGTCTTGATCCTCTGTTTGACGTCGTTGTACAAAATCGACGTCATAATGCTCAGGATGTTTACGACGGCACAGGAGACCGGTTACTACAACATTTCCCTCACGATCGCGGAGTTCCTCTGGATCGTCCCGCTGGCGTTACAGAACGTGCTCTTACACTCGACCTCGAACATCTGGTCGAATCGCGACCACGAGCGGATCAACTCGCTTGCCTCTCGTGTCACACGATACACACTGTTGTTTACCTTACTACTCATGGTCGGCATCGGCACGCTCGCCCCGGTTGCGCTACCGATCATATTTCGTGACGAATACATCGCGAGCTACGGTCCGATCCTGCTGTTGCTTCCCGGCTGCGTCGGGTTCGCGCTGGCGCGACCGATTCTCGCGATCGGGCAGGGAAAAGGCGATCTTCACGTGCTGATCGCCTCGACCGGTGCAGCGGCGGTCGGCAACATCGCGCTCAACGCGCTGTTGATCCCCCGGTACGGAATGTACGGTGCGGCGACCGCAACGAGCCTCAGCTACGGGTCTATGTTCGTGTTTCACGTCTGGAGCGCCAAAAGAATCGGATTCGACCCGATCACCGGTGCGCGGATTCCGCGGGTCATTTTCGCGGGCGGGATCGCTTCGATTCCGATCGGTCTGCTGGCACGATTTCTCGGGGATTCGATCCTCTCACTGGCCGTCGTCCCCCCTGTGGGGGCGGCGCTCTTCCTCGTGGCCGCGGTCGCCGTCGGTGCGCTCGACCTCGACGAGGTTATCACCCCCCTCGAGGCCGCACCGGACCCGATCGGTTCGTTCGGCTCCACCCTCCGTGCTACGTTCGACGGTGTCGACGATGACCGCGAAGCGGACGTCAACGAGGACCCGGACGACGACGCGTCGACCGTCGGAGAGAGACAGCAACCGGAAGACCGAAACGCGGCGGCAGAAAGCAACGCGGTCTCGAGCTCGGACGTTCGCGAGCGACTGGAAACGATCGAAACCAGGATCGAACGGCAGAGCGATCGCCTCGAGAGCCAACAGGAGACGATCGAGCAGTTGACCGACGAACTCCGACGAGGACGGTGA